In Lycium ferocissimum isolate CSIRO_LF1 chromosome 11, AGI_CSIRO_Lferr_CH_V1, whole genome shotgun sequence, a single genomic region encodes these proteins:
- the LOC132035953 gene encoding uncharacterized protein LOC132035953 — protein MERLDDQGHQGGKSSFPLCKVAQASNKRLSRGESDSSYEDRCWRKVRSRSEKLEDTNLVVVEIPDNVGSPSRTVIALIREPNSVGALQRGKSTESGESISRPNLIKSSSTAKAELGKTSIFSDKVKEKLSSNLHKRTTTAVSIFD, from the exons ATGGAACGTTTGGATGATCAAGGCCACCAAGGTGGAAAAAGCTCATTTCCGCTGTGTAAGGTTGCTCAAGCTTCTAACAAGAGGTTGTCTCGAGGCGAGAGTGATAGCAGTTATGAAGATCGTTGTTGGAGGAAAGTGAGGTCACGTTCAGAAAAATTGGAAGATACCAATTTAGTAGTGGTTGAGATTCCTGACAACGTTGGTAGTCCTTCGAGGACCGTGATAGCTCTTATTAGAGAG CCCAATAGTGTTGGAGCATTACAACGGGGAAAGTCAACGGAGAGTGGTGAGTCTATTTCTAGGCCTAACCTAATAAAATCCTCTTCTACAGCTAAGGCAGAACTGGGGAAAACTTCTATTTTTAGTGataaagtgaaagaaaagtTGAGTTCCAACTTGCATAAACGTACAACAACTGCAGTGTCCATATTTGACTGA